In Leptospira stimsonii, the following proteins share a genomic window:
- the topA gene encoding type I DNA topoisomerase, which translates to MSFLLIVESPSKAKTIAGYLGKEYKILATLGHVADLPKGTLGVDLKNRFEPEYSILPGKKKVVSEIVKAAKDSEKIYLATDPDREGEFISAYIRDRFKKKSNVFRIRFSEITKNSILSALENPAQIQESLVDAQKTRRIGDRLIGYFISPVLWKEIGPGLSAGRVQSVALKWICDREEEIRTFQSEVYYNILIYAKDKKGEEGIFQRVGGRIFSEEKANSILSQIQKEKVLKISEKKESNGKNFPPPPFQTASLQQEAFRRFQFPSKKTMSIAQKLYEGIDLGNGKREGLITYMRSDSTRLSPEFVSQAQTWILTHLGKEFADSISKTKKSNRKIQDAHEAIRVTNVSLTPQDARRILTKEESFLYELIWKRTVASLLPPEEFIKIEYSIFTAGETFRLETKKTIFSGFRILNESENKPIPFWEKGDSVLVQKAEADKKQTEPPPRYSEGSLVAKLEKEGIGRPSTYATVAETLLKRKYVDQDKKFFFPFPLGEKVNYFLQASFGDLFREKFTADLETDLDKIERNESDSFEILNRLWKTLQTQIDASKTASGTIRKGWANVREKKKETGWGICPLCKEGILQKKKTAKKKEFYQCNRFPDCEYVSYELPERPDPSL; encoded by the coding sequence GTGTCCTTCCTTCTCATCGTTGAATCTCCATCCAAAGCAAAGACCATTGCCGGTTATCTGGGAAAAGAATATAAGATTCTTGCGACGTTGGGACACGTCGCGGATCTTCCCAAGGGCACACTCGGAGTTGATCTCAAAAATCGATTTGAACCGGAATACTCGATTCTTCCGGGAAAGAAAAAAGTAGTCTCCGAAATTGTAAAAGCCGCCAAAGACTCGGAAAAAATTTATTTAGCGACCGACCCGGATCGGGAAGGTGAGTTTATCAGCGCCTATATCCGCGATCGTTTCAAAAAAAAATCGAACGTCTTTCGGATTCGTTTCTCCGAAATCACGAAAAATTCCATTCTTTCCGCATTGGAAAATCCCGCACAGATTCAAGAATCCCTCGTAGACGCGCAAAAAACGAGAAGGATCGGCGATCGTCTGATCGGATATTTTATAAGTCCTGTCCTCTGGAAGGAAATCGGACCCGGGCTTTCGGCGGGACGCGTTCAGTCCGTCGCACTAAAATGGATTTGCGATCGAGAAGAGGAAATTCGAACGTTTCAATCGGAAGTATATTATAATATTCTGATTTATGCAAAGGATAAGAAGGGAGAAGAAGGGATTTTTCAGAGGGTAGGGGGACGAATTTTTTCGGAAGAAAAGGCGAATTCTATTCTCTCCCAAATCCAAAAAGAAAAGGTTCTGAAAATATCCGAAAAAAAGGAATCGAACGGAAAGAACTTTCCTCCTCCGCCCTTCCAAACGGCGAGTCTTCAACAGGAAGCCTTTCGTAGATTTCAGTTTCCCTCCAAAAAAACCATGAGCATCGCTCAAAAATTGTATGAGGGGATCGACCTCGGCAATGGAAAAAGGGAAGGTCTTATCACCTATATGCGGAGCGATTCCACCCGTTTGAGTCCGGAGTTTGTTTCGCAGGCGCAAACTTGGATTCTAACCCATCTGGGAAAGGAATTTGCGGATTCCATTTCGAAAACAAAAAAATCCAACCGAAAGATCCAGGACGCGCACGAGGCGATCCGCGTCACGAACGTCTCTTTGACCCCCCAGGATGCGAGAAGAATCCTAACCAAAGAAGAATCTTTCCTTTACGAGCTGATCTGGAAACGAACCGTAGCGTCTCTTCTTCCTCCGGAAGAGTTTATAAAAATTGAATATTCAATTTTTACGGCAGGAGAAACGTTCCGATTGGAGACCAAAAAAACGATCTTTTCCGGATTTAGAATTCTAAACGAAAGCGAAAACAAGCCGATTCCGTTTTGGGAAAAGGGAGATTCCGTTTTGGTCCAGAAAGCGGAAGCGGACAAGAAACAAACGGAACCTCCACCTCGATACTCGGAAGGATCTCTGGTGGCAAAACTTGAAAAAGAAGGAATTGGTCGCCCGTCCACATACGCGACCGTCGCTGAAACACTTCTCAAACGAAAATACGTCGATCAAGACAAGAAATTCTTCTTTCCGTTTCCATTGGGAGAAAAGGTAAATTATTTTCTACAAGCGAGTTTTGGAGATCTTTTTCGGGAGAAGTTTACCGCGGATCTGGAGACGGATTTGGATAAGATCGAACGAAACGAGAGCGATTCCTTCGAAATATTAAACCGACTTTGGAAAACTCTTCAAACTCAAATCGACGCGAGCAAGACTGCTTCCGGAACGATTCGCAAAGGTTGGGCGAATGTAAGGGAAAAGAAAAAGGAAACCGGTTGGGGAATTTGTCCGCTTTGTAAGGAAGGAATTCTTCAGAAAAAGAAAACCGCAAAAAAGAAGGAATTCTACCAGTGTAACCGATTTCCGGACTGCGAGTATGTCAGCTACGAACTTCCGGAACGTCCCGATCCTTCTCTTTGA
- a CDS encoding oxygenase MpaB family protein: MWNRYAIYNQIQELDPEKDCHKISFLSGSYDFPRDIEISLALGFFKTFAIPSIAKILDETKQFERFGQKRYDDTAILLGEFLENGIESENGRAAIRRLNQIHKKYPIPNQDFLYTLSTFIYEPVRWNLRFGWRRGSEKEKLANFFLWKNVGKLMNIKDLPNDDYTAFEAWNRKFEAENFKRTPESERLGQATLQILAGRIPKIPGIQTILFHGLFSLMEPPLREAMGFPKPIRWIELLTIAVFRIRAFVLRTIWPPRTKPFLVTKRKNPTYKNGYLIENLGPS; encoded by the coding sequence ATGTGGAACAGATATGCGATTTATAATCAGATTCAAGAATTGGATCCGGAGAAGGATTGTCATAAAATATCCTTTCTTTCCGGAAGTTACGATTTTCCAAGGGATATAGAAATCTCCCTTGCATTAGGATTCTTTAAAACGTTTGCGATTCCTTCGATCGCAAAGATTTTAGATGAAACGAAACAATTTGAAAGATTCGGACAGAAGAGATACGATGATACTGCGATTCTTTTGGGAGAGTTTTTAGAGAACGGAATCGAATCCGAAAACGGAAGAGCCGCAATCCGTAGGCTCAATCAAATTCATAAGAAGTATCCGATTCCCAATCAGGATTTTCTTTATACTCTGAGCACTTTTATCTACGAGCCGGTTCGTTGGAATCTTCGTTTCGGTTGGAGAAGGGGATCCGAAAAAGAGAAACTCGCCAACTTCTTTTTATGGAAGAACGTTGGAAAACTCATGAACATCAAGGATCTTCCGAATGATGACTACACAGCCTTCGAAGCTTGGAACCGAAAATTCGAAGCGGAAAATTTCAAACGAACACCAGAGAGCGAACGACTCGGCCAGGCGACTCTTCAAATTCTCGCAGGAAGAATTCCGAAAATTCCGGGAATACAAACGATTCTCTTTCACGGCCTTTTTAGTCTGATGGAACCTCCGCTTCGGGAAGCGATGGGATTTCCCAAACCCATTCGTTGGATCGAACTTTTGACGATCGCCGTCTTTCGGATTCGTGCCTTTGTATTGCGTACGATTTGGCCTCCAAGAACAAAGCCCTTTCTCGTAACGAAACGAAAAAACCCAACTTACAAAAACGGATATTTGATTGAAAACCTCGGGCCAAGTTAG
- the cysK gene encoding cysteine synthase A, with amino-acid sequence MKAKSILETIGNTPHVKINRLYNTKSEIYVKLERSNPGGSIKDRIALSMIEDAEKSGKLTKDSIIVEPTSGNTGIGLALVAAVKGYKLLLVMPESMSIERRRIMAAYGAEFELTPREKGMPGAIEKAKQIVAENPKAWMPQQFENEANIKVHVETTAQEIAKDFPEGLDFIITGVGTGGHITGVAQVLKQKFPKLKVFAVEPEASPVISGGKPGPHPIQGIGAGFIPKNLHTDLLDGVIQVSKDEAFQYAQRAAKEEGLFIGVSSGASLAAVAKKLPEIPEGSKVLTFSYDTGERYLSIEGLFPVPANA; translated from the coding sequence ATGAAAGCTAAGAGTATTTTAGAAACGATCGGAAACACTCCTCACGTAAAAATCAACCGCTTGTACAACACAAAAAGCGAAATCTATGTAAAATTAGAAAGATCCAACCCGGGCGGATCCATCAAAGATCGTATCGCACTTTCGATGATCGAGGACGCAGAAAAGTCCGGAAAACTCACGAAAGACAGTATCATCGTAGAACCGACTTCCGGAAACACGGGGATCGGACTCGCGCTCGTTGCGGCAGTGAAGGGATATAAACTTCTCTTGGTAATGCCGGAGTCGATGAGTATTGAAAGAAGAAGAATCATGGCGGCTTACGGAGCCGAGTTCGAATTGACTCCGAGAGAGAAGGGAATGCCCGGTGCGATTGAAAAAGCAAAACAAATCGTAGCGGAAAATCCGAAAGCATGGATGCCACAGCAGTTTGAAAACGAAGCGAACATCAAAGTTCACGTTGAAACAACCGCGCAGGAAATCGCGAAAGACTTTCCGGAAGGATTGGATTTTATCATCACCGGAGTCGGAACCGGAGGACATATCACAGGTGTCGCTCAAGTCTTAAAACAAAAGTTCCCAAAACTGAAAGTATTCGCAGTGGAACCGGAAGCTTCTCCTGTAATTTCCGGAGGAAAACCAGGACCACACCCGATTCAAGGAATCGGAGCGGGATTCATTCCAAAAAACCTTCACACGGATCTTTTGGACGGTGTGATTCAAGTGAGCAAGGATGAGGCTTTTCAATACGCACAAAGGGCCGCAAAAGAAGAAGGTCTCTTTATCGGCGTTTCTTCCGGAGCTTCTCTCGCGGCGGTTGCTAAAAAACTTCCCGAAATTCCGGAAGGCTCTAAGGTTCTCACATTCTCTTACGATACGGGAGAAAGATATCTTTCGATCGAAGGTTTGTTCCCAGTTCCTGCGAACGCATAA
- a CDS encoding gamma carbonic anhydrase family protein codes for MKSNYQILEYMGKKPQIHESVFLAPGSQVVGDVVIGKNSSIWFQTLVRGDVNYIRIGENVNIQDLTVIHVARDVYPVEIGNNVSIGHRATIHGCKLKDNSFVGMCAILMDDVEVGEFAFIGAGALVTPGKKIPPGVLVMGSPGKIIRDITEKEREIITRTTGNYIKYKENYLQDPFYSRS; via the coding sequence ATGAAATCAAACTATCAGATCTTAGAATACATGGGAAAAAAACCGCAGATCCATGAATCCGTTTTTTTGGCGCCGGGTTCCCAAGTAGTCGGAGACGTTGTGATAGGAAAGAATTCCTCGATTTGGTTTCAGACATTGGTGAGAGGGGATGTAAATTATATTCGGATCGGAGAGAATGTAAACATCCAAGATCTCACCGTGATTCACGTTGCAAGAGACGTTTATCCTGTCGAAATCGGAAATAACGTTTCAATCGGTCATCGGGCGACGATTCACGGATGCAAATTGAAAGACAATTCCTTCGTCGGGATGTGCGCGATATTGATGGACGACGTCGAAGTCGGCGAGTTTGCGTTTATAGGCGCGGGTGCGCTTGTGACTCCGGGAAAGAAAATTCCTCCAGGAGTTTTGGTGATGGGTTCTCCGGGAAAGATCATTCGAGATATAACCGAAAAGGAGAGAGAGATCATCACGAGAACCACGGGGAATTATATAAAATACAAAGAGAACTATCTTCAAGATCCGTTTTATTCTCGAAGCTGA
- the lepB gene encoding signal peptidase I yields the protein MSRSSSNQEKERREKIKSLLKQAGIGLLIGAAIAFLIRFFLFFPFVLENRDMLPGYSPGTRIYFSRFVDRSNLYLGDLVLVKHPSQDGKVLFLRIAGKPGETVQMKNKVFFRNNNPEENLGSGSGFTLQFEDRRGPFPSSFSARDNSEPLLLKDRDYFLLCDNRDSCSDSRDFGPVRIENILGKAF from the coding sequence ATGAGCCGCAGTTCTTCCAACCAGGAAAAAGAAAGAAGAGAAAAAATAAAATCCCTCCTCAAACAAGCGGGGATCGGACTTCTCATCGGGGCCGCAATCGCTTTCCTCATTCGATTCTTCCTTTTCTTTCCTTTTGTTTTGGAAAACCGAGACATGCTCCCCGGTTATTCTCCCGGAACTCGAATCTATTTTTCCCGTTTTGTGGACCGTTCCAATCTCTATCTCGGAGATTTGGTTCTCGTAAAACATCCTTCCCAAGATGGCAAGGTTCTCTTTTTAAGAATCGCAGGAAAGCCCGGCGAAACGGTGCAAATGAAGAATAAGGTCTTCTTTAGAAACAACAATCCCGAGGAGAATCTCGGTTCCGGTTCGGGTTTTACCCTTCAATTCGAAGACAGACGCGGTCCTTTCCCTTCGAGTTTTTCGGCGAGAGACAATTCGGAGCCCCTCCTTCTCAAAGACAGGGATTACTTTCTCCTCTGCGACAATCGAGATTCTTGTTCCGATTCGAGAGATTTCGGACCGGTCCGAATCGAGAATATCCTGGGAAAAGCTTTCTAA
- a CDS encoding PAS domain-containing sensor histidine kinase, producing MKLSELTFQLMVESTPNAILLVNKEGKIVYINAQTEKLFGYLKAELIGQIVEELIPSRYRSRHPDFRNSFFDSPLVRPMGAGRDLFGLKKNGAEFPIEIGLNPVPTADGTLVLASIIDITERKKAEERFRLVVESAPNAMILVNREGKISLVNDQTEKLFGYNREDLIGQKLEILLPNRFRNEHPDHRARFFSEPSVRSMGAGRDLFALRKDGTEIQVEIGLNPIETDEGPMVLASIIDITERKIQELTIIRKNELEAKNKELEQFAYLASHDLQEPLRTVSNYIQILREDYVKTLDDIAHGHLKTIDLATKRMSALVKALLTYSRIGRDRKLVYVDCNVLIEEVLADLESLILQTETKIILNSLPSLKVYEVEFRQLLQNLIANAIKFKNRDVSPEIRIRSQQDGNLWQFSIQDNGIGIDSKHFDRIFYIFQRLHLESEYEGYGIGLANCKKIVELHGGKIWIESTPKLGSTFHFTIPNLTV from the coding sequence ATGAAACTCTCCGAACTTACATTTCAGTTGATGGTAGAATCCACTCCGAACGCGATTCTTCTCGTAAACAAAGAAGGAAAGATCGTATATATCAACGCACAAACGGAAAAACTTTTCGGTTATCTCAAGGCCGAACTCATTGGACAAATCGTAGAGGAACTGATTCCTTCCCGTTACAGAAGTCGTCATCCGGATTTTAGAAATTCTTTTTTTGATTCTCCTCTAGTACGGCCGATGGGAGCCGGAAGGGATCTTTTCGGTCTGAAAAAGAATGGAGCCGAATTCCCGATCGAAATCGGACTCAATCCCGTTCCCACCGCGGACGGAACCCTAGTTCTTGCGTCCATCATCGATATCACCGAGCGTAAAAAAGCGGAAGAACGATTTCGTCTCGTCGTCGAATCGGCGCCCAATGCGATGATCCTCGTGAACCGAGAAGGAAAAATCTCCTTAGTCAACGATCAAACCGAAAAACTCTTCGGATATAACAGAGAGGATTTGATCGGACAAAAACTCGAAATTCTTCTCCCGAATCGTTTTCGAAACGAGCACCCGGACCACAGGGCTCGATTCTTCTCCGAACCTTCCGTTCGTTCCATGGGCGCCGGAAGGGATCTTTTCGCTCTGAGAAAGGACGGCACAGAAATTCAAGTCGAAATCGGACTCAATCCGATCGAGACGGATGAAGGCCCGATGGTTCTCGCTTCCATCATCGATATCACAGAACGTAAGATTCAAGAATTGACGATCATTCGTAAAAACGAACTCGAAGCAAAGAACAAGGAACTCGAACAGTTCGCCTATCTCGCATCTCACGATCTCCAAGAACCGCTTCGGACGGTTTCGAATTATATTCAGATTCTACGGGAAGATTACGTAAAAACGTTAGACGACATCGCACACGGCCACCTCAAAACGATCGATCTGGCCACAAAAAGAATGAGCGCGCTCGTAAAAGCCCTTCTCACGTATTCGAGAATCGGAAGAGACAGAAAGCTCGTCTACGTGGACTGCAACGTCTTGATCGAAGAAGTTCTCGCAGATCTCGAAAGTCTGATTCTTCAAACCGAAACGAAGATCATCCTCAATTCGCTTCCCTCTCTCAAGGTTTACGAAGTGGAATTCAGACAACTCCTCCAAAATCTCATCGCGAACGCGATCAAATTTAAGAATCGGGATGTTTCCCCGGAAATTCGGATTCGATCACAACAGGATGGAAATCTCTGGCAATTTTCGATTCAAGATAACGGTATCGGAATCGACTCCAAACACTTCGATCGAATTTTTTATATTTTCCAAAGGCTTCATCTCGAATCCGAATACGAGGGTTATGGAATCGGTCTTGCCAATTGCAAAAAAATCGTGGAACTACACGGCGGTAAGATCTGGATCGAATCGACTCCGAAACTCGGAAGCACCTTTCATTTTACGATTCCCAATCTAACGGTATGA
- a CDS encoding response regulator, translating into MNPKVHCILLIDDNQADNFVHERVIRKGNFADQVISKQSGEAALQYLRNRTTTNDPRPDLIFLDINMPGMNGWEFLEEYKTLPEEFQGKIIVVMLTTSDNPDDRTKASEFGILAEFKTKPLTEAILREILNAYF; encoded by the coding sequence ATGAATCCAAAAGTTCACTGTATTCTTCTCATCGACGACAATCAGGCCGATAACTTCGTCCACGAACGCGTGATTCGAAAAGGGAACTTTGCGGATCAAGTGATCTCGAAACAATCCGGAGAAGCCGCACTCCAATATCTCCGAAATCGGACGACTACGAACGACCCTCGTCCCGATCTCATCTTTCTGGATATCAATATGCCCGGAATGAACGGCTGGGAATTTTTGGAAGAATACAAAACGCTTCCCGAAGAATTTCAGGGGAAAATCATCGTCGTGATGCTCACGACCTCGGACAATCCCGACGACCGAACCAAGGCGTCCGAATTCGGCATTCTCGCGGAATTTAAAACGAAGCCTCTTACGGAAGCGATACTCCGGGAGATTCTGAACGCCTATTTTTAA
- the gap gene encoding type I glyceraldehyde-3-phosphate dehydrogenase, protein MTRIAINGFGRIGRLAFRAGIKDPNLEFVAINDLVTPDNLAYLLKYDSTHGRFQGTVEHTEKELIVDGKKILCVSERDPEKLPWKDLKVDYVIESTGLFTDRVGAEKHLKAGAKKVVISAPAKDKDIPTFVMGVNNEKYNASTDHIVSNASCTTNCLAPITKVVLDNFGIEEGLMTTIHATTATQPTVDGPSKKDFRGGRGAMQNIIPASTGAAKAVGLCIPEVSGKLTGMSFRVPTPDVSVVDLTVRTTKETSLKEISAKMKAASEGPMKGILGYTEDMVVSNDFVSSTLSSIFDMDACIELNSRFFKLVSWYDNEMGYANRVLDLIRFMAKKG, encoded by the coding sequence ATGACAAGAATAGCCATCAACGGATTTGGAAGAATCGGAAGACTCGCTTTCCGCGCAGGAATCAAAGACCCCAATCTGGAATTTGTCGCAATCAATGATTTAGTTACTCCTGATAACCTGGCCTACCTACTCAAATACGATTCCACTCACGGAAGATTTCAAGGAACCGTAGAACATACCGAAAAAGAACTGATCGTGGACGGAAAAAAAATTCTCTGCGTTTCGGAAAGGGATCCCGAAAAACTTCCGTGGAAAGACCTGAAAGTCGACTACGTAATCGAGTCCACCGGACTTTTTACGGACAGAGTCGGAGCGGAAAAACACCTCAAGGCCGGAGCAAAAAAAGTCGTGATCTCTGCTCCTGCGAAAGACAAGGACATTCCAACCTTCGTCATGGGCGTGAACAACGAGAAATACAACGCTTCGACCGATCACATCGTGTCTAACGCGTCTTGCACTACAAACTGTCTCGCTCCGATCACAAAAGTGGTTCTTGACAACTTCGGAATCGAAGAAGGTCTGATGACCACGATTCACGCGACAACCGCGACACAACCGACCGTGGACGGACCTTCCAAAAAGGACTTCCGTGGAGGAAGAGGAGCGATGCAAAACATCATTCCCGCTTCTACAGGCGCGGCAAAAGCAGTTGGACTTTGTATTCCGGAAGTGAGCGGAAAACTCACAGGGATGTCCTTCCGAGTTCCGACTCCGGACGTTTCCGTCGTGGATTTAACCGTAAGAACCACAAAAGAAACTTCTTTGAAAGAAATTTCCGCGAAAATGAAAGCCGCTTCCGAAGGTCCGATGAAAGGTATTCTCGGTTATACGGAAGATATGGTAGTTTCCAACGACTTTGTAAGCTCCACACTTTCTTCCATCTTCGACATGGATGCTTGTATCGAATTGAATTCTAGATTCTTCAAATTGGTTTCTTGGTATGACAACGAGATGGGATACGCGAACCGAGTTCTCGATCTCATCCGCTTTATGGCGAAGAAAGGTTAA